The window AGGCAAGAGGCGAGGGTTATATGACTGAAGATAAAAAAGAGGCAGCGTCTGCACGCTGCCTCTTCTGTTTCAATGGTACCGACCGTATCAGCTCGGCTGACGCTTACTTCTTGGACACCATGATATCCAGAATCACCTTGTCCGTTTCGGCCATGCCGCTGGTGCCGAGGCGGCCGAGGTTCTGGATGCTGACTTCAAGATCGTCATCCACAATCCCTTCCTTGCCGCTGACGGAGGTGCCCTTTCTGGCGAGCAGGGCGGCCTGAATGCCGGCTTCCACGGCAGAAGCGACCTTGAGCGCGCAAGAGGTCTTGGCACCGTCGCAGATCATGCCTGCAATGTTGCCCACCATGTTCTTGATGGCGAAGCCGATTTCGCGCATGCCGCCGCCAAGCAGCATCACGATGCCACAGCTGGAACCCGTGGCGGCCAGAATTGCCCCGCACAGGGCGGAGAGGCGGCCAAGGTGGTGCTTGAGGTGGATGGCGGTAAGGTGGCTCATGATGAGTGCACGGGCCAGCTTTTCGTCATCCGCGTTCAATCTGCGGGCAAAGGCCAGTACCGGTACGGTGGCGGTAATGCCCTGATTGCCGCTGCCGGAGTTGCTCATCACGGGCAACATGATGCCGTCCATGCGGGCGTCTGACGCAGCCGCAGCCATCTTGATGGCGAAGGAGGCGATATCGTCGGCGCGCAGACCCTGTTGAATGTCCTCTTCCATGGAGCGTCCGACCTTCAGGCCCCATTCGCGGGACATGCCTTCTGCGGCAATGGCCTCGTTGAGGCGGGCGGCTTCGAGAATGAAGCTGATCGTCTCGAAGGGGGCGTTCACGGCAAAGTCGTGAATGCGTTCCATGGTCAGGGGCCATTCGGTGTCGCCAGCCTCTTCGCCGGGCCAGGGGGCGGAGAAGACCTCGGTGCCGTTCTTCTCCACCAGCACCACGGCGGTATGCTCACGGGCAATGACGCAGCGGGCGCAATCGTTACCGGCAAAGACCGTCACGTCTGCAAGGAGCAGCTCGGCGGTTTCGGCAAGGGCCACCTTCACGCGTTTTTCGGTCAGCATCTGTTTGCCCGCCGCAATCTGTTCTTCCGTCAGATCGCGCAGCACTTCCAGCGACAGCTCAGCATTGCCTCCCGTGGCCCCCACAGCGGCGGCGATGTCCAGTCCGGTCATGCCGGTGCCGGGCACGCCCACACCCATGCCGTTCTTGAGCAGGTTGCCGCTCACCAGCACGGTGATACGTTCGGGCGCGGTTCCCAGTTCCTGCACGGCGCGGGCCGTGGCAAGGGAGATGGTAATAGGCTCGGTGCAGCCAAGGGCGGGCACCACCTCACGGTTGAGCAGGGCGATGAAGTTGGACCATTCGGGCTTTGTCATGTTGGTATCCTGTCGGTAGATGTTCGATGCGTTGTGCAGGGAACGATCACTAGGCGCGTGCCTGTTCTGTCTGCAGTTCGCCGTTGCGGTTGAAGATGCCTTCCAGCATCAGCGCCAGAGCGCCGTCGCCGGTGACGTTGCAGGCGGTGCCGAAGCTGTCCTGCAGGGCGAAGATGGCCAGCAGCAGGGCGACGCCTGCGGGGTCGAAGCCGAGAACGCTTACCACGATGCCGAGGGAGGCCATAACGGTGCCGCCGGGAACCCCGGGAGCGCCGATGGCGAAGATGCCGAAGAGCGCGATGAACAGCACCATGGTGTGCAGTTCAGGCAGCTGGCCGTAAAGCATCTGGGATATGGTCATGGCGAAGAAGGTTTCCGTGAGGACGGAGCCGCACAGGTGGATGGTGGCACCGAGCGGAACCATGAACTCGACGGTATTGCGGCTGAGCACGGGCGACTTGGAAGCGCACTCCAGCGCAACAGGCAGGGTGGCGGCGCTGGACATGGTGCCCACTGCGGTCAGGTACGCCGGGGAATAGTGGCGGATGACGTCGAGGGGGTTGCGGCCGGAGATGATGCCGCCGATGGTGTAGAGCACGGTCAGCCATACGACGTGGCCTACCAGTACGATGCCGATGACCTGCAGGAAGACGGGCAGCTGCTTGGTCAGGCTGCCTTCATAGGCCAGACCCGCAAAGGTGGCGGCAATGAAGAAGGGCAGCACGGGAATGACAACCTTGGTCACCACCTGCAGCATGATGCCTTCAAACTCGCCGAGCAGTTTTTCAAAAGTCTTGGCGTTGCTCCACAGCGTTGCCACACCAAGCATGATGGCGGTGAACAGCGCGGTCATGACGGGCATGATGGCCGGAATGTTCAACTGGAACAGGACCTCGGGAATTTCCTTGAGGCCTTCCACCTGCGTGGCGATGGAGAGGTGCGGAATGATCATGTAGCCCGCGATAGCTGCCATGGATGCGGCACCTACTGCGGAAAGGTAGGCAAACGAAACGCCCGCCGCGAGCATCTTGCTCGCATTCTGTCCGAGCCGCGTGATGGCGGGCGCGATGAATGCGATGATGACCAGCGGCACGGTGTAGAAAATGACCTGACCGAGAACATACTTGATGGTGGCAATGACTTCCATTGCCGCTTCATTGCAGACGAGGCCGATTGCGACACCGGCGGCAATGCCCATGAGAAGCTGGAGAATGAGGCCGAACTCGCCTTTTCGTTTTTGGCTGTGAGACATGGTAACCCCTTGTGCACTGTTTGGTCCGGTCATCCCCATGAACCGAACCGTCCGTATGAGTAGTAGGTGAGAGGAGGACGCGGAAAGTGACTATCTTTCCGCAATGGCTTCGATTTCGACGAGGGCGTCCTTGGGCAGGCGGGCTACCTGAACGCAGCTGCGGGCCGGGAAGGGCTCTGCAAAGTAGGTGGAGTACACTGCGTTGAACGCCGCAAAGTTGTTCATGTCACTCAGGAACACGGTGGTCTTCATTACCTTGCTCATGGAGGAACCTGCAGCTTCCAGAATGGCCTTCACGTTTTCAAGGGAAGCCTTGGCCTGTTCCTCGATGGTTTCGGGCATGACGCCGGTGGCCGTCACGATGGGCAGTTGGCCGGAGGTGAACACGAGATTGCCGAGTATGGTTCCCTGCGAATAGGGGCCGATGGCTGCGGGGGCCTTATCGGTTTTGATGATGTCAGACATGTTGTCTCCTTTTGGGAAGAGGTAACGTGGAAGTGGTTGGCGCAATGTTTGCGTGAAAATTTTCTTAGTGCGAAAAAAATATCAGGTCAATAAATTTTAGTCGCATTGTGAGAAAATTTTATCACACTAGCCGTTAATGCGCTGCAGGTACCTGTAGATGGTGGCCTCCGAGGCGGCGAGGCGGGTGGCCACAATGCTGACGGTGCCTTTGAGCAGAAACACGCCGCGGGCGTTCAGGGTGCGCACGATTTCCATCTTCTCGCCTGCGGTCATGCGCTCGGGGGCGATTTCCGCACCATCTATGATCTGCACGATCAGGTTCTCGGTCAGATCTTCAATGGATTCGGAGAAGGTTTCGCTGTGGTCGTCGGCATCCTTGGGGGCGGCATCGTCAATGCCCATGGCCTGCACCATGCGGCCGAGCAGCTCGCGGGCCTGCTTCAGGTCCGAAACGTCCATGTTCAGGCACAGCATGCCTGCCAGCCCGCCGTCTGCTTCACGGATGAAGTAGGTGGCGGAGTGGAGCGGACGGTCGTCCTTGGAGCGCGTGGTGTAGCCCATGACCCAGTCGCGGTTTTCATACTCGCGGTTGGCCACGAACTTCAGCGCGAGGTCGGTAAGGGGGGCACCGACCTTGCGGCCCGTAATGTGGTTGTTGGCGATGGCGAGCACGGACTGCTCCCTGGAGGATGCGTCGTGCAGCACCACCTCGCAGTTGGCGCCCAGAAAGGCACCGAGGAAGTGGACAAGGGGGATGAATGTCTCAATGGTTCGGGTTGGGGATGTTTTCTCGGGCACAATGAATCCTTGTTGTGTGAAAAAATTCTTACGGCGATAAAATAGGTAGCGTTGTGCGAATTGGGTGTCAAATCAATTGAGGAAAAAATAACGGGAAGGAATGTATCTGGAGTGGGAACACGTTCATCGGCTGTATGAAGTCTGGGCAAGCTATTCCTTTTGCCGCCTTCCGCGGGACCAGAGCGGGGCCTCAGCCGGGCGGTGCCCGCCCTCAGCAAGGCCCCCTCTGGACTCCCCCTGCCTCGCCCCAGCCGGTCGTTGAATTGGTGTGCGCCTCCCCGTGGAAGCGAAGCGCTTCCAATCGGCCTGACGTTTTGGAGGGCAAGGTCTGGCTTGCCGATGTGCGAAGCACACGTACTCGATGTGGTGTGAAAACAAAGGGCTGAAAATAGAAAAGGGCGACCGTTTCCGGTCGCCCTTTGGTGTTGCGTGAGGCGCGTAAGTTCTAGCGGCATTCGCAGAAGGTGGTCATGCCGTATTCCTGACGCTCGCGGTATTCCTCCTGCTTGCCCTTGTTCCAGCGGCCGACAGGACGGTAGTAGCCCACGACGCGGGTGTACACTTCAGCATCCGCTCCGCAGGTGGGGCAGTTGAAGTGTTCGCCGTGCAGGTAGCCGTGCGACTTGCAGATGGAGAAGGTGGGCGTGACCGAGATGTAGGGCATCTTGGTCTGGCTCATGGCCTTGAGCAGGTAGTTCTTCACGCTGTCCTCGTCCGGTACGGATTCGCCGAGGAAGGTGTGGAACACAGTGCCGCCGTTGTACAGGGTCTGCAGTTCGTTCTGGTGCTCCAGTGCGTAGAACACATCTCCGGTGATGCCCACGGGCAGCAGGGTGGAGTTGGTGTAGTAGGGCACGGAGTCGCCGGAGGTCTTGATGTCCTCGTACAGATCCTTGTCGATCTTGGCGAGGCGGTAGCAGGTGCCTTCGCCGGGGGTGGCTTCAAGGTTGTAGAGGTGGCCCGTTTCTTCCTGGAAGCTCAGGGTAAGCGAACGCAGGTGGTCCAGCACGCGGCGCATGAGGCGCAGGCCGCCTTCGGATTCAATGCCCTTGCCGAGCATGTTGAGGCAGGCTTCGTGTCCGCCGATGACGCCGATGGTGGAGAAGTGGCCGTTGTAGCCGTTCTTCAGGTAGCGGCGGCTGTAGGGGAACATGCCCGCATCAAGGTTCTGTTCGCACAGCTTGCGCTTGAATTCGAGGGAGTCCTTGGCCAGCTCTGCGTACTCGGTGATGAGGTCGAAGAAGTCCTCTTCATTGTGCGCAAGGTAGGCGAGCTTGGGCAGGTTCAGCGTGACCACGCCAATGGAGCCGGTCAGGTCGCCTGCGCCGAAGAGGCCGCCGGTCTTCTTGCGGATTTCGCGCAGGTCCATCTGCAGGCGGCAGCACATGGAACGCACGTCTTCGGGATTCAGGTCCGAGTTGATGAAGTTCTGGAAGTAGGGAACGCCGTACTTGGCGGTGAGCTGCAGCAGCAGGCGGCCCGCTTCGGAATCCCACGCAAAGTCCTTGGTCACGTTGTACGTGGGGATGGGGAAGGAGAAGATGCGGCCGTCGGAGTCGCCTTCCAGCATCACTTCGAGGAAGGCGCGGTTGATCATTTCCATTTCCTCGGCGTATTCGCCGTAGGTGGAATCCTGATACGCACCACCGATGATCACGGGTTCGCTGGCGATATGCGTGGGCGGAACCATGTCGAAGGTAAAGTTGGTGAACGGGCTCTGGCCGCCCCAACGGGAGGTGGTGTTCAGGTTGAAGATCATCTTCTGCAACTGCTGGCGCACCTGCTTGTAGGTGAGGCCGTCGTGGCGGATGAAGGGTGCAAGGTAGGTGTCCACGTTGTTGAACGCCTGCGCACCGGCCCATTCGTTCTGGAGCGTGCCGAGGAAGTTGACGATCTGCCCGCAGGCGGAGTCGAAATGCTTGGCGGGCGCGGAACAGCTGCGGCCTTCAAGGTTGAAGCCTTCCAGCAGCAGGTCGCGCAGGCTCCAGCCGGAGCAGTAGCCGGCGAGACCGAAGGAAAGATCGTGAATATGGAAATAGCCGTGGTTATGGGCCAGGCGGATTTCTTCGGGGTACTTTTCAAGCACGTAGCGTGCCTGCACGGAACCGGCCATATGCAGGATGAGGCCCTGGAAAGAGTGGCCCATGTTGGAGTTTTCCTGCACGCGCCAGTCGCTGCGGTCCAGATAGCTTTCGATCATCGAGGAGATGTCGAGGTAGGCCTGATTCTGGCTGCGCATTTCGCGGCGCTTTTCGCGATAGATGATGTATCGCTCGGCAACGGTGTAGAGACGTGCCTCCATGAGCACTTGCTGAACCATGTCCTGCACGTGCTCCTGTTCGGGCATGTCGATACCTTCAAGCTTCTTTTCCACCTTGCCTGCAAGGCGTTTGGAAAGCAGGGGGTCTTTGATGCCGCTGCCCTTCAGGGCTTTGAAAATGGCGTTGGCAATGCGGTCCAGAGACCAGGTTTCGATACAACCGTCACGTTTGAGAATCTGTTTGGGCATTTTGTCTCCGGGACAACACATGAGAGGCTCCCGTTGCGCTGGTGTCAGCGGGAGTGGGGAAAAGCCGCACAGGCGGCATGTTTTGTGTTGCCGTTCTGCCTTCGGGGGATCATGCGGGTGGCAGGACCTTCCGCATACCGATGGCGTGAGTGTTTGGGATGAATTCCGGCGCGGGCGCAGGAATCGCTTCAGGCAGGGAGTCTGGCTTTCCCGGTTCCGGCGGGCCACATGTTCGGGCATGGACCGTTCGGAAGCAGCAGGGGATTACAGAGGCAGAACCGCTCCGGAGTTGCACCGGATTATCCTGAATGGGCTTCAGCCACCTGAAGAAAACTTCGCGTCAAAGGGCAAGGTAGCAAAAGCAGATTTTCGTTTCAAGGGCAGGCAAAAGAAGTCCGGCTGTGAGGCCTTATGACATTTTGCAACATATTGAATTGTAGTGAATTAATTTTTTTGGCTCTCGGTCGTCTTGCGTTTTTTGGGGTTGACAGGAAAAAACTCGAAGTTCCCTAAAGAGCTTCCGCAATCAGCCGATATGTCCATCAGGAAAGTACCGTCCGGCGTTTACCGTGCCGGAAGGGAGGTGGACCATGGCCGTGGATACCAATCAGCTCATCGTCAGTCTGTCCATGCAGCTTCTGCAGCAGGACCTGCTTACCAATACTCTTTTTTCGGGCGGGCAGGTGGGGCGTGATCTGCGCAGCATGCTGCTGCAGGACAGCGCCGCGCTTAAATTGACTGATCCTTCCAGTGCCGCTTTGACCGGACGTATCCGCAGCGATGCCGGAATGTTCCGTCAGGCCTCCAAGAACGTTTCCGAGGCCGCGTCCATTACCTTGCAGTCTGAGAGCAATGTGGAGACCCTGCGCCAGTCCCTTGACCGCATGAAGGAGATAGCAGACGGCGTGGCGGACGGCACCATCACCGCGGCAGCCGGGCAGTCGGAATATAATGATCTGGTCACCAAGATAGACGGCATCATCGCTTCGACGTCCTACAACGGTATGAAGCTTTTCGACAGCGCGGGCTGGGCCGGTGACGAGCGCATAACCGTGAGCGGCACCTCCGGCGTTCCCGGCACCACGGGCAAGGTCGCCATTCAGGCAGGGGACAGCAGTTTCAACATTTCCCTGCAGGATCTTTCCTTCATTGCGGACCGCAGTTTCGCCACGCTGGGCAGTGTGAACGGCCTGACCATGGTGGGTGCAACCGACCTTGCCGATGCCGCAGCGGCAGCCACCACCTCTTCCCGCGTTTCGTCCCTGTCATCCTATGTCTCAGGTATAGAGAGTATGCTTGAAGGGCGCGCGGCAGACCTTGCCTCGCAGGCTTCCGGCCTGAGCGCGCAGGCTTCCATTCTGGATGCCGCCGCGAATACCCGTGCCAAGACCAACGAGTCCCGTTCGCTTGAGCAGCTTGTTCTGGACTACATCGTCAACAATGTCGGCAAGATCATAGACAGCTCCACGTAACGTGGCTTCAGGATTCATGCATGAAAAGGCCCCCGTACCGGCAAACGGTACGGGGGCTCTGTTCTCTGATGTCGTGTGGGATTATGCCGTCTTGAGTTCCGTGATGAGCTGCTGCATGTCGTCCGCGAGGCTGGTCAGCTCCCAGACCGCCTTGGCGGATTCCGACATGGAATCTGCTGTGTGGGTGGCAATCTGGTTCACCTCGGTCGCGCCTCTGCTTATCTGCTCGGAAGCGGCAGACTGCTGCTCGCTGGCCGTGGCAATGGCACGAACCTGATCGGCGCTGGCCTGCACAATATCTACAATGGACCGCAGAGAATCCCCTGCAGAGCCTGCAAGCGTGGTAGAGCTGTTGACTGAGGCTTCGGCCTGCTCCATGCTGCGGATATTCTCGAAGGTCGCACTCTGGATGGCCTTTATGGCATCGTCCACTTCCTTTGTGGCAACCATGGTTTTTTCCGCCAGCTTTCGGACCTCGTCCGCCACTACGGCAAATCCCCGTCCGGCATCTCCGGCGCGGGCTGCTTCAATGGCTGCGTTCAGGGCAAGCAGATTGGTTTGATCCGCTATGTCCGAGATGACGCCCATGACCGAGCCTATCCCCTTAGCCCGATCGCCCAGATTGGCCAGGTCGTTTTTCAACCGGTTGGATCTGGTGCTCACTTCCTCAATGGCGCTGATAACCTGCTCCACAACGGTTGAGCCGTCTGTGGCCTTGAGGCGGGCCTGTTCCGTGTGGTCCGCTGCCTGCGAGGCACTGCGCGCAACTTCCATGACCGTGGCATTCATCTCCTCAATGGCAGTGGCGGATTCCATTGTCCGTTCGCGTTGCAGGTCAGCGCCCTGTCGTGCCTCATCAATGTGCCCGTTCAGAGCTTTGGCTGAGGCGTGGATTCTGAGGACGATGGAATCCAGTTGCGAAGCCGCATGCAGCATGCCTTCCTGTCTGGCGTTTTCGGCATCCTTTCTGGCTTCCTCTGCCTCTCTGGTGGCGGCCTGTGCCTTGAGTGACTCATTGCGCGCCTCTTCGGCGCAGCGCTCCGATGCGGCGATCATGTCCTTGAGACGGCTTACCATGGTGCGCAGGGCCGCGGCGAGTGTGCCGAGTTCATCCTGACGGCTCAATTCGAGAGAGCCGTTCAGATCGCCTTCGGCAATGCCGGTGGCAAAGTCCATGGTCCGGCGTATGGCCGCGACAATGCCACGCACGATGAAGAAGATGATCGTTGCCGCCACGATGGCGACACCTGCCGTTATGGCCATGCTGCTGATGCGGATTTCATCGATGGAGGCAAAAATATCGTCCGTGGCAGCCCCTACCCCGATGATCCAGCCGGTTCTGGGCTCTTCGGTGAAGCTAACGGTTTTTTCAATCCCGTTGAATGTGTAGGTTATGCGCCCGCTGCCTTCACGAAGCATGGTCCGCATCCAATCTGTTTTGCGGGATTCGCCGTTGAGGATGAGGGTATGGTCCGGGTGGGCCACAAAGTCACCTTTGGAGGATAGGGCAAAGGCATAGCCGTTCTCACCGATCTGTATGGGGTCGATGATGATGTTGGAGAGTTCGGTCAGTTCAACTGCTGCAAACAGAACGCCCACGGCCTTTGCATTTACCATGACCGGTGCCGCGACCACGATAATGGGATGGCCGGAATCTTTGGTCGTCAGCGGCTCCGAGACGACTGCGGAGCCAAGCAAAGCTCCTTTGAAATAGCTGCGGTCGCCGATGTTCAACGTATTCTCCTGTGAGCGTACCGAACTGGCGAGGACCGTGCCGTTTGCATCCGCAAGACTTACAGACGAGGCGTAGCGAGAATGTTGGGCAAGGTTTGTAAGCTGTTTGGCGGCTTCATCCACCTCCATGCGGTCTTCACCCTGATGGGCCAGAAGGCTGGCGTATCCTGTCCATTTGGCTTCACGGGTAACAGTGCTCTGTAATTCATCCATCCATAAGCCGATCTGGCGCGACAGGGTCTGTGCGGTCATTGTAGCCTGACCGTTCATGGCCTGCTCAACGGCTTGCCGTGATAGATTGTACGTGAGCAGGGACGATAGTCCCATGCCGATGACTATGCAGCCCATGATGGGCAGCAGAATGCGTTCTCGTAAACCCAATTTCATGTTGTCTCCCCATGTGTATCGAAACGTAAGGTTATTTGTGATGCGCGGGTTTCATATAGAGGCCCATAAGTGTGTTGAGTGGCTGATGAGTAATATGGTTACATTGAAAATGCAAATCATTTTCAATTAGGTTCTGTATTGTCTATATTTATCTAGAATTGTTGATTCTTAAATAATTCTAACGCCGATAATTTCTGCCGATGCGTGCAAAGTTGTTTCAGGGC is drawn from Desulfovibrio mangrovi and contains these coding sequences:
- a CDS encoding flagellin, which encodes MAVDTNQLIVSLSMQLLQQDLLTNTLFSGGQVGRDLRSMLLQDSAALKLTDPSSAALTGRIRSDAGMFRQASKNVSEAASITLQSESNVETLRQSLDRMKEIADGVADGTITAAAGQSEYNDLVTKIDGIIASTSYNGMKLFDSAGWAGDERITVSGTSGVPGTTGKVAIQAGDSSFNISLQDLSFIADRSFATLGSVNGLTMVGATDLADAAAAATTSSRVSSLSSYVSGIESMLEGRAADLASQASGLSAQASILDAAANTRAKTNESRSLEQLVLDYIVNNVGKIIDSST
- a CDS encoding serine dehydratase subunit alpha family protein, which codes for MTKPEWSNFIALLNREVVPALGCTEPITISLATARAVQELGTAPERITVLVSGNLLKNGMGVGVPGTGMTGLDIAAAVGATGGNAELSLEVLRDLTEEQIAAGKQMLTEKRVKVALAETAELLLADVTVFAGNDCARCVIAREHTAVVLVEKNGTEVFSAPWPGEEAGDTEWPLTMERIHDFAVNAPFETISFILEAARLNEAIAAEGMSREWGLKVGRSMEEDIQQGLRADDIASFAIKMAAAASDARMDGIMLPVMSNSGSGNQGITATVPVLAFARRLNADDEKLARALIMSHLTAIHLKHHLGRLSALCGAILAATGSSCGIVMLLGGGMREIGFAIKNMVGNIAGMICDGAKTSCALKVASAVEAGIQAALLARKGTSVSGKEGIVDDDLEVSIQNLGRLGTSGMAETDKVILDIMVSKK
- a CDS encoding dicarboxylate/amino acid:cation symporter gives rise to the protein MSHSQKRKGEFGLILQLLMGIAAGVAIGLVCNEAAMEVIATIKYVLGQVIFYTVPLVIIAFIAPAITRLGQNASKMLAAGVSFAYLSAVGAASMAAIAGYMIIPHLSIATQVEGLKEIPEVLFQLNIPAIMPVMTALFTAIMLGVATLWSNAKTFEKLLGEFEGIMLQVVTKVVIPVLPFFIAATFAGLAYEGSLTKQLPVFLQVIGIVLVGHVVWLTVLYTIGGIISGRNPLDVIRHYSPAYLTAVGTMSSAATLPVALECASKSPVLSRNTVEFMVPLGATIHLCGSVLTETFFAMTISQMLYGQLPELHTMVLFIALFGIFAIGAPGVPGGTVMASLGIVVSVLGFDPAGVALLLAIFALQDSFGTACNVTGDGALALMLEGIFNRNGELQTEQARA
- a CDS encoding methyl-accepting chemotaxis protein; this translates as MKLGLRERILLPIMGCIVIGMGLSSLLTYNLSRQAVEQAMNGQATMTAQTLSRQIGLWMDELQSTVTREAKWTGYASLLAHQGEDRMEVDEAAKQLTNLAQHSRYASSVSLADANGTVLASSVRSQENTLNIGDRSYFKGALLGSAVVSEPLTTKDSGHPIIVVAAPVMVNAKAVGVLFAAVELTELSNIIIDPIQIGENGYAFALSSKGDFVAHPDHTLILNGESRKTDWMRTMLREGSGRITYTFNGIEKTVSFTEEPRTGWIIGVGAATDDIFASIDEIRISSMAITAGVAIVAATIIFFIVRGIVAAIRRTMDFATGIAEGDLNGSLELSRQDELGTLAAALRTMVSRLKDMIAASERCAEEARNESLKAQAATREAEEARKDAENARQEGMLHAASQLDSIVLRIHASAKALNGHIDEARQGADLQRERTMESATAIEEMNATVMEVARSASQAADHTEQARLKATDGSTVVEQVISAIEEVSTRSNRLKNDLANLGDRAKGIGSVMGVISDIADQTNLLALNAAIEAARAGDAGRGFAVVADEVRKLAEKTMVATKEVDDAIKAIQSATFENIRSMEQAEASVNSSTTLAGSAGDSLRSIVDIVQASADQVRAIATASEQQSAASEQISRGATEVNQIATHTADSMSESAKAVWELTSLADDMQQLITELKTA
- a CDS encoding RidA family protein, translated to MSDIIKTDKAPAAIGPYSQGTILGNLVFTSGQLPIVTATGVMPETIEEQAKASLENVKAILEAAGSSMSKVMKTTVFLSDMNNFAAFNAVYSTYFAEPFPARSCVQVARLPKDALVEIEAIAER
- a CDS encoding ribonucleoside triphosphate reductase → MPKQILKRDGCIETWSLDRIANAIFKALKGSGIKDPLLSKRLAGKVEKKLEGIDMPEQEHVQDMVQQVLMEARLYTVAERYIIYREKRREMRSQNQAYLDISSMIESYLDRSDWRVQENSNMGHSFQGLILHMAGSVQARYVLEKYPEEIRLAHNHGYFHIHDLSFGLAGYCSGWSLRDLLLEGFNLEGRSCSAPAKHFDSACGQIVNFLGTLQNEWAGAQAFNNVDTYLAPFIRHDGLTYKQVRQQLQKMIFNLNTTSRWGGQSPFTNFTFDMVPPTHIASEPVIIGGAYQDSTYGEYAEEMEMINRAFLEVMLEGDSDGRIFSFPIPTYNVTKDFAWDSEAGRLLLQLTAKYGVPYFQNFINSDLNPEDVRSMCCRLQMDLREIRKKTGGLFGAGDLTGSIGVVTLNLPKLAYLAHNEEDFFDLITEYAELAKDSLEFKRKLCEQNLDAGMFPYSRRYLKNGYNGHFSTIGVIGGHEACLNMLGKGIESEGGLRLMRRVLDHLRSLTLSFQEETGHLYNLEATPGEGTCYRLAKIDKDLYEDIKTSGDSVPYYTNSTLLPVGITGDVFYALEHQNELQTLYNGGTVFHTFLGESVPDEDSVKNYLLKAMSQTKMPYISVTPTFSICKSHGYLHGEHFNCPTCGADAEVYTRVVGYYRPVGRWNKGKQEEYRERQEYGMTTFCECR
- a CDS encoding helix-turn-helix transcriptional regulator, with the protein product MPEKTSPTRTIETFIPLVHFLGAFLGANCEVVLHDASSREQSVLAIANNHITGRKVGAPLTDLALKFVANREYENRDWVMGYTTRSKDDRPLHSATYFIREADGGLAGMLCLNMDVSDLKQARELLGRMVQAMGIDDAAPKDADDHSETFSESIEDLTENLIVQIIDGAEIAPERMTAGEKMEIVRTLNARGVFLLKGTVSIVATRLAASEATIYRYLQRING